The Mycolicibacterium mageritense genome contains a region encoding:
- a CDS encoding glycoside hydrolase family 15 protein, whose amino-acid sequence MVLQHPETSDGASAAVDGDFTQDAEGPSTMTAPVPYTPSSLLRNPFPPIADYAFLSDCENTCLISSAGSVEWMCVPRPDSPSVFGAILDRSAGHFRLGPYGVTVPSARRYLPGSLILETTWQTHTGWVIVRDALVMGPWHDVETRSRTHRRTPMDWDAEHILLRTVKCVSGTVEMVMNCEPAFDYHRNSATWEYSGPAYGEAIARAGRNPDSHPTLRLTTNLRIGLEGREARARTRLKEGDNVFVALSWSKHPAPQTYEEAADKMWKTSESWRQWINIGDFPDHPWRSYLQRSALTLKGLVYSPTGALLAAPTTSLPETPQGERNWDYRYSWIRDSTFALWGLYTLGLDREADDFFSFIADVSGANNGERHPLQVMYGVGGERSLVEEELHHLAGYDNARPVRIGNGAYNQSQHDIWGTMLDSVYLHAKSREQIPEALWPVLKNQVEEAIRHWREPDRGIWEVRGEPQHFTSSKIMCWVALDRGAKLAELQGEKSYAQQWRAMAEEIKADVLAHGVDKRGVLTQTYGSDALDASLLLAVLTRFLPPDDPRIRATVLAIADELTEEGLVLRYRVEETDDGLSGEEGTFTICSFWLVSALVEIGEVSRAKHLCERLLSFASPLHLYAEEIEPRTGRHLGNFPQAFTHLALINAVVHVIRAEEEADSSGVFVPANAPM is encoded by the coding sequence ATGGTTCTGCAACACCCAGAGACCTCGGACGGCGCATCGGCAGCCGTCGACGGGGACTTCACCCAGGACGCAGAGGGCCCGTCGACCATGACCGCGCCCGTGCCCTACACGCCATCGAGCCTGTTGCGAAACCCGTTCCCGCCGATCGCCGACTACGCATTCCTGTCGGACTGCGAGAACACCTGCCTGATCTCGTCGGCCGGGTCGGTCGAGTGGATGTGCGTGCCGCGGCCGGACTCCCCGAGCGTGTTCGGCGCGATCCTGGACCGCAGCGCGGGCCACTTCCGGCTCGGCCCGTACGGCGTGACGGTGCCGTCGGCACGGCGATACCTGCCGGGCAGCCTCATCCTGGAGACCACCTGGCAGACCCACACCGGGTGGGTCATCGTCCGCGACGCCCTGGTGATGGGCCCGTGGCACGACGTGGAGACGCGGTCGCGCACCCACCGCCGCACCCCGATGGACTGGGACGCCGAGCACATCCTGCTGCGCACCGTGAAATGCGTCAGCGGAACCGTCGAGATGGTGATGAACTGTGAACCGGCATTCGACTATCACCGCAACAGCGCCACCTGGGAGTACTCGGGCCCGGCCTACGGTGAGGCCATCGCGCGGGCCGGCCGTAATCCGGACTCGCATCCCACGCTGCGGCTCACCACCAATCTGCGCATCGGCCTGGAGGGCCGCGAAGCCAGGGCCCGTACCCGGCTCAAAGAGGGTGACAACGTCTTCGTGGCACTGAGTTGGTCGAAGCATCCCGCGCCGCAGACCTACGAGGAAGCCGCGGACAAGATGTGGAAGACCAGCGAGTCGTGGCGGCAGTGGATCAACATCGGCGATTTCCCGGACCACCCGTGGCGGTCGTATCTGCAGCGCAGCGCGTTGACGCTGAAAGGTCTGGTGTACTCCCCCACCGGAGCCCTGTTGGCCGCGCCCACCACGTCGCTGCCGGAAACGCCTCAGGGAGAACGCAACTGGGATTACCGCTACTCGTGGATCCGGGACTCGACGTTCGCGTTGTGGGGCCTGTACACCCTCGGTCTGGACCGCGAGGCCGACGACTTCTTCTCGTTCATCGCCGACGTGTCGGGCGCCAACAACGGTGAGCGCCACCCGTTGCAGGTGATGTACGGCGTAGGCGGGGAACGCAGCCTGGTCGAGGAGGAGCTGCATCACCTCGCGGGCTACGACAACGCCCGCCCGGTCCGGATCGGCAACGGCGCGTACAACCAGAGCCAGCACGACATCTGGGGCACGATGCTGGATTCGGTGTACCTGCACGCGAAGTCCCGCGAACAGATCCCGGAAGCGCTGTGGCCTGTGCTGAAGAACCAGGTCGAAGAGGCGATCCGGCATTGGCGCGAACCGGACCGCGGCATCTGGGAGGTGCGCGGCGAACCGCAGCACTTCACGTCGAGCAAGATCATGTGCTGGGTCGCCCTGGACCGGGGCGCCAAGCTCGCCGAGCTGCAGGGTGAGAAGAGCTACGCCCAGCAGTGGCGTGCGATGGCCGAGGAGATCAAGGCCGACGTGCTGGCCCACGGGGTCGACAAGCGCGGCGTCCTGACCCAGACCTACGGCAGTGATGCGCTGGACGCGTCTCTGCTGCTGGCGGTGTTGACGCGGTTCCTGCCGCCCGACGATCCGCGGATCCGGGCCACGGTGCTGGCGATCGCCGACGAGCTCACCGAAGAGGGCCTCGTGCTGCGCTACCGGGTCGAGGAGACCGACGACGGGCTGTCCGGCGAAGAGGGCACGTTCACGATCTGTTCGTTCTGGCTCGTCTCGGCGCTCGTGGAGATCGGCGAGGTGAGCCGGGCCAAGCACCTCTGTGAGCGCTTGCTGTCGTTCGCCAGCCCGCTGCACCTGTACGCCGAGGAGATCGAGCCGCGTACCGGCAGGCACCTGGGCAACTTCCCGCAGGCGTTCACGCACCTGGCGTTGATCAACGCCGTCGTACACGTCATCCGGGCCGAGGAGGAAGCCGACAGCTCGGGCGTGTTCGTGCCCGCCAACGCGCCGATGTAG